A genomic window from Vitis riparia cultivar Riparia Gloire de Montpellier isolate 1030 chromosome 18, EGFV_Vit.rip_1.0, whole genome shotgun sequence includes:
- the LOC117905883 gene encoding squamosa promoter-binding-like protein 14, whose protein sequence is MEEVGAQVAPPIFIHQTLSSRFHEAVPMAKKRDLPYPSSNFQHQHPQRFQNPRDNWNPKVWDWDSVRFVANPLESELLRLGTATPVQTELKKKQEGTGITTALKKNPVDEDDESLRLKLGGGLSSIEEPVSRPSKRVRSGSPGSSSYPMCQVDNCREDLSNAKDYHRRHKVCEMHSKSTKALVGKQMQRFCQQCSRFHPLSEFDEGKRSCRRRLAGHNRRRRKTQPEDVSSRLLLPGNRDNTANRNLDIVNLLTALARTQGNNEVKSANNSSVPDRDQLIQILSKLNSLPLPADFAAKLPISGSLNRNTPGQSSSEHQNRLNGKTSSPSTMDLLAVLSATLAASAPDALAFLSQRSSQSSDSEKTKLTCLDQAIGPDLQKRQTLEFPSVGGERSSTSYQSPMEDSDCQVQETQPNLPLQLFSSSLEDDSPPKLGSARKYFSSDSSNPMEERSPSSSPPVVQKLFPMQASMETVKPERMSISGEVNGNIGAGRAHGATSLELFRRSDRGADNGAVQSFPYQAGYTSSSGSDHSPSSLNSDAQDRTGRIIFKLFDKDPSHFPGTLRTEIYNWLAHSPSEMESYIRPGCVVLSVYASMSSAAWEQLEENLLHRVNSLVQDSDSDFWRNGRFLVHTGRELASHKDGKIRLCKSWRTWNSPELISVSPLAVVGGQETSFLLKGRNLANPGTKIHCTYMGGYTSKEVPGLACQGTVYDEISFGSFKINDAIPSVLGRCFIEVENGFRGNSFPVIVADATICKELRLLESEFDEEAKVCDVISEDQVYDSGRPSSREEVLHFLNELGWLFQRKSSMLAGSDYSLARFKFLFTFSVERDCCALVKTLLDILVERNLGSDGLSSKSLETLSEVQLLSRAVKRRYRKMVDLLIHYSVTSSSSKKYIFPPNLLGAGGITPLHLAACTAGSDDIIDALTSDPQEIGLHSWNSLLDASGQSPYAYAMMRNNHSYNRLVVRKLADRRNGQVSLSIENAMEQPWPKVGQEQHFGQGRSSCAKCAVVAAKYSRRMPGSQGLLHRPYIHSMLAIAAVCVCVCLFLRGSPDIGLVAPFKWENLDYGTS, encoded by the exons ATGGAAGAGGTTGGTGCGCAAGTGGCTCCTCCAATTTTCATCCACCAGACGCTTTCAAGTCGATTCCATGAAGCTGTTCCCATGGCAAAGAAACGGGATCTGCCGTATCCAAGCTCTAATTTTCAACATCAGCATCCGCAGCGGTTTCAAAACCCTAGAGACAATTGGAACCCCAAGGTCTGGGATTGGGACAGTGTGAGGTTCGTTGCTAATCCGTTGGAATCGGAGCTGCTGCGCCTGGGTACTGCAACTCCGGTGCAAACGGAGCTGAAAAAGAAGCAGGAAGGTACTGGAATCACCACTGCGTTGAAGAAAAACCCTGTGGATGAAGACGATGAGAGCCTTAGGCTGAAGCTGGGTGGGGGCTTGAGCTCAATTGAGGAGCCAGTGTCCAGGCCGAGCAAAAGGGTTCGCTCTGGATCTCCCGGCAGTAGCAGCTATCCGATGTGTCAGGTTGATAACTGTAGAGAAGATCTCTCAAATGCGAAAGACTATCACCGGCGGCATAAGGTGTGTGAGATGCATAGCAAATCCACCAAAGCCTTAGTGGGGAAGCAGATGCAAAGGTTCTGCCAGCAGTGCAGCAg gtttcacccactttcagagTTTGATGAGGGAAAGAGAAGCTGCAGGAGGAGACTTGCTGGGCACAACCGGCGCAGAAGGAAAACCCAGCCAGAGGATGTTAGCTCACGCCTGCTACTCCCTGGAAACCGTGACAACACTGCCAATAGAAATTTGGATATCGTTAACTTATTGACAGCTTTAGCTCGTACACAAG GGAACAATGAGGTCAAAAGTGCGAATAACTCATCTGTACCAGATAGAGACCAACTCATTCAAATTCTTAGCAAGTTAAACTCGCTACCTTTGCCAGCAGATTTTGCGGCAAAGCTGCCAATTTCTGGAAGTTTAAATAGGAATACACCAGGACAGTCATCTTCAGAACATCAAAACAGATTGAATGGAAAGACATCTTCTCCATCAACCATGGACTTGCTTGCTGTTCTTTCAGCCACTCTAGCAGCTTCTGCTCCTGATGCCCTTGCATTTCTATCTCAAAGGAGCAGTCAAAGCAGTGACAGTGAGAAAACTAAGTTAACCTGCCTAGACCAGGCTATTGGTCCTGATTTGCAAAAGAGACAGACCCTAGAGTTTCCTTCAGTTGGAGGAGAGAGAAGTAGCACTAGCTACCAGTCTCCTATGGAAGATTCAGATTGCCAGGTTCAGGAGACCCAGCCAAATTTACCACTACAGCTCTTTAGTTCTTCACTCGAGGATGACAGCCCACCGAAATTGGGATCTGCTAGGAAGTACTTTTCATCTGACAGCAGTAATCCCATGGAAGAGAGGTCTCCTTCATCTTCTCCGCCTGTGGTGCAAAAGCTGTTTCCAATGCAGGCATCAATGGAAACTGTGAAACCTGAGAGGATGTCAATCAGTGGAGAGGTCAATGGAAATATTGGAGCTGGCAGGGCTCATGGTGCCACATCTCTTGAGCTCTTTAGGAGGTCAGATAGAGGAGCTGACAATGGTGCTGTCCAAAGTTTTCCTTACCAAGCAGGGTACACTTCTTCATCTGGGTCTGATCATTCACCTTCTAGTTTGAATTCTGATGCTCAG GATCGCACTGGGCGGataattttcaaactatttgACAAGGATCCCAGTCATTTCCCAGGGACATTGCGAACAGAG ATCTACAATTGGCTTGCTCACAGTCCATCAGAAATGGAGAGCTACATAAGGCCAGGATGTGTGGTTCTATCAGTTTATGCATCAATGTCATCAGCTGCCTGGGAGCAA CTTGAAGAAAACCTTCTTCACCGGGTCAATTCCTTGGTTCAAGATTCAGATTCTGACTTTTGGAGAAATGGAAGATTCTTAGTTCATACAGGCAGGGAATTAGCATCACATAAAGATG GAAAGATTCGTTTATGCAAATCCTGGAGAACATGGAATTCCCCAGAGTTGATCTCAGTGTCCCCATTGGCGGTTGTGGGTGGACAGGAGACCTCTTTTTTATTGAAGGGAAGAAATCTTGCTAATCCTGGAACCAA GATTCATTGCACATATATGGGTGGATACACATCAAAGGAAGTTCCAGGATTAGCCTGCCAGGGAACTGTATACGATGAGATAAGCTTTGGCAgctttaaaattaatgatgCAATTCCTAGTGTTTTAGGGCGGTGTTTCATTGAG GTGGAAAATGGATTCAGAGGCAACAGCTTTCCTGTAATAGTAGCTGATGCCACTATTTGTAAGGAGTTGAGACTCCTTGAATCAGAATTTGATGAAGAGGCAAAAGTGTGTGATGTCATTTCAGAAGACCAGGTTTATGATTCTGGGCGGCCCAGTTCTAGGGAAGAAGTTCTGCACTTCTTAAATGAACTTGGATGGCTATTCCAAAGGAAGTCTTCTATGCTTGCAGGTTCGGATTATTCCCTTGCTCGGTTCAAATTTCTGTTCACATTTTCGGTTGAGAGGGACTGCTGTGCCTTGGTCAAAACACTTCTAGACATACTGGTGGAAAGAAACTTGGGCAGTGATGGGCTATCGAGCAAGTCTTTGGAGACACTGTCAGAGGTTCAGCTCTTGAGCAGGGCAGTCAAAAGGAGGTACAGGAAAATGGTTGACTTGCTTATCCATTATTCTGTGACTAGCAGTTCATCCAAGAAATACATTTTCCCACCTAATCTCCTGGGAGCTGGTGGTATTACCCCTCTACATTTGGCTGCTTGTACTGCGGGGTCGGATGATATCATTGATGCTCTGACAAGTGACCCACAAGAg ATTGGATTGCACTCCTGGAATTCCCTTTTGGATGCTAGTGGGCAATCTCCATATGCATACGCTATGATGAGGAACAACCACTCTTATAACAGGTTGGTAGTGCGTAAACTTGCTGACAGAAGGAATGGTCAAGTCTCTTTATCAATTGAAAATGCGATGGAGCAACCATGGCCGAAAGTAGGGCAGGAGCAACATTTTGGACAAGGACGCAGTTCTTGTGCCAAGTGTGCAGTTGTGGCAGCAAAATACAGCAGGAGGATGCCAGGTTCACAAGGCTTGCTTCACCGTCCCTACATTCATTCAATGCTCGCCATTGCTGCTGTCTGTGTTTGTGTCTGCCTGTTCTTGCGTGGCTCCCCAGACATTGGCTTGGTTGCTCCTTTCAAGTGGGAGAATTTGGATTATGGTACAAGTTAG